The nucleotide sequence AACCCCAGCACCACGGCGAAGCTTCCCATGCCGACCAGCCAGCCCAGGTCGTAGGCGATCCAAAACCGAAAGGGCTCGCAGAGCAGCGCGGACAGCAGCAACGGGCCGGGCAACCAGATCACCTGCGTGTCGCTCTCGTGATTCCACATGGCAATCGACAGCCACTGCAAGGCTGCCGCGGCGACGAACAAGCCGACGCCGCGCGCCAGATGAGACAGACCGTCAGTCCATGCCTTTTCGCCCATGCATCCCCCATCCGGGTCCCCCGCGACGTCCAAGCATGGACGCCCATCCGAAGCGGGTACGACGCATCTCGCGCTGGTACCCGTCGCGTTCGTAATTTCTCCATGGATCGCGTCACGTCCTCGTGATGACTTGCGTAGATCTACGGGGCCGTGGCGGAAGAAAGTGCCGGCCCACGCCGTCGAAATGGGGCGGACGATTCTCGGCGCTGGCCGGTCATCGGCATTTCCGCAGCACCGGCCCAGTATTTTTACTGAGCCGGTTTGAGTGAAAGTTCGCTTACCTCCGGACTTCGGACGGCCCAAGCTGATGCAAAGCCATGGGGCCACACATCGAGGAACCGGCAGATGCGGCTTGACTGCGCGCCACCGCTCATCGTCGTCCACGCCGGCCCGCCAAGCACGCGCCGCGGCGGGCGACGGCTGCGCTGAGCCATGGCCAGCCGCGGCGGCAAGCAAGGCAAGGTTCGCCGGCTTCGCGTCCTGCTCGCGGACGAGCATCGCTGCGTTGCCGAAGGGCTGGCGGGCCTGCTCGCCAAACGCACCGACTCCGTGCGCATCGTGCATGACGGCGAGGCGCTGTTGCTGGCCGCACTCAACGGCGAGGCCGATCTGGTGATCACCGATATCGCGCTCGCACCCTTCAGCGCCCTGCATGCATTGAGGCGATTGCGCAAGCAAGGCTGCGAGGTGCCCGTGATCGTGCTTTCCACGCATGGCGAACCACTGATCGTGCGCGAAGCCATGCAGGCCGGTGCCAATGGCTACATCCTCAAGCAATCGACCAGCGATGAGCTCTACAGCGCCATCGAAGCAGTCGCCGCCGGCAACCAGTACGTCTCCCCGGAGCTGATGGCGTCGCTGTTGCAGGCTCCCGAGGCGGCGCACCGGCTCACGAGACGACAACACGACGTGATCCGCTGCATGGCAAGGGGCCTGCGCACCAGCGAGATCGCCGCCACGCTCGGCATTTCGGTTCGCACGGTGGAAAGCCACCGGCAGGCGTTGCTCGATCTGCTCGGCGTGCACAGCGGCGTGGCTTTGATCCGCGAAGCCGAGCGCCTGGGGTTGATCCCGCTCACGCCCTACGACGCCCATGCCAACGGTGGAGAAGAACCATGATCGTGATCGGCTCGTTCCCGCCCTGCATGCGCGTTGCGCCTGTCATCCACGCTATCCGCATCGAAAGAGGAGGATCCACGTCATGAGGCCACTCCGCTACGTCGTACTGCTTGCATCCTCGCTGCTCGTGGCGTGCTCCGCCGTCACCGTCACTAACCAATGGAAGGACCCGACCTGGGCCGGCCCACCGGTTTCCAACGTGCTCGTGCTCGGCATCGCCAAGAGCGACACCAATCGCCGCCTGTTCGAAGACACGCTCGCCGAACAGCTGCATGCCGCGGGCGTCACGGCCGAGGAGAGCTACGCCGTGATCCCGTTGGGTGGCGGGTCCCAGGAAAAACTCGTCGAACTGGTGAAGAACAGCGGGGCGCAGGCCTTGCTGGCGACGCGTGTCCAGCGCGTCGAGCAGAAGACCAACGAAATGACCTCGGGGCCGGCCTATGGCCGTTTCTATTCGTGGTACGGCAACGCCTGGTCGATGTCCCCCGAACTCACGCAATACGATGTGGTCACTTTGGAAACCAGCGTGTGGGATCTGAAAACCGAGAAGGTCATCTGGTCCACCACCACCGAAAACGTCAGTTCTACCAACATACCGCAGGCCGTGCGCCAGCTCGCGTCCACGCTTATCCCCAAGCTCAAGAGCGACGGTGTGATTCGCTGAGCTGGAACGAGGGCGGCGTGGTCTTCGCCGCCATTGCGCTTTTCCTTTCCCACGGAGCGCCAACATGAATAACCTCGCCGTCCGTCTCATCACCCTGGGCTGTTGCGCCATCGCCACCGCTGCCCTTGCCCAGCAACCACCGCCGATGCCGGTGGCCTATCCGGCCCAAGGCCAGAACGCGGCCCAGCAGCAGGCGGACAAGAGCGCCTGCATGTCGTGGGCACAGACCAATGCGCCGACGCAACCGGTGCCCGCGCAGCAGACCGGCCCCGCCGTTGGCGGAGGACAGCGTGTCGCCGGCGCGGCACGAGGCGCGGCGGCCGGCGCCGTGATCGGCGGCGTTGCCAATGACGATGCCGGCCACGGCGCCAAGGTGGGCGCCACCGCCGGCGTGGTGGCCGGCGGGATGCGTGCGCGACAACAGCGGCGCGAGCAGAACGCGGCAGCGGCCCAGGTGCAAAGCAACAACGCCACGAATGTCGGCCAGGCGTACAGCGCCTGCATGCAGGGCAAGGGTTATACCGTCAACTGACGAACCTCTGTGGGATGGCGTGGCGCGGTGTCAGCGCCACGCGCTACCCACCTGGATGTAATACGCGTGGTCGTCCTGGCTGCGTGCCCAGTCGAGGCCTGCGTACAAGCCCAGCGCGCGTGCGATCAGGTAACGAAAACCGACGCCCTCCGTCGCGTGCGTGCTGGCATCCCCGAAACCAACGCGCCGTCCCCATGCCTTGCCTGCACCACCGAAGCCGATCAGGGCCCAGCGCGGCGTGAGATTCCAGCGCAGCTCCGCCTCGATCATGCCGACGTTCTCGTCCTGGTAACGACCGTAGGAAATGCCGCGCAGGTCGATCGATGGCAATTGGTAGAACGGCGTCTCGCCCCGGGCGGCCCGGACATCGGCGCGCAAGCCGAGCACCCAGCTTTGCGCGACGGGTAGATAGCCGTAGACGTGCGTGCGATAGGTCTGGAAGGTGTTGTCGCTGCCGAACGCCGGCGCATACGCCGTCCCTTCCAGGCGCCACAGCCAACCCCTCGATGGCGTGAGCGTGTTGTCGCGCGAATCGTAGCTGAGCCCCAAGCCAAGCCCCGACGCGCGGCTGGCAAAATCCTTGGGCTGGAAGTACGGGCGATCGCTTTGCAGGTTGAGACGGCTATCCAGATCCATGTAGATCCATCGCCCCGACAGGAACCAGTCGCTGCGCCCCAGGCGCCGTGACACTTGCTGGTAAGCGAAGATGCCATCGAGGTTGTAGCCGATCTTGTGCGATTCCTGCAGCAGTCCCTGCGTATAGAAGTCCAGGTTCACCGAGGCCTTGCCGGCGAGAGCCGCGTAACGCCAGCTGTCGTCCTTGAAGTGGAAGCTGCCGCCGCCGCCGAACCCCCACGTGCCATTCTCGGTCTTGAAGGCGCCCACACCGTAGATGTTCGGCGGAATGCGGTCGCCCCGTTCCTTCGATGCTTCCGACTGCGGCGGGCGCTGGAAAAACACGGCCGCCAATCCACCGCCGGTGCCCACGGCCGGTTCGGTGATGATGATCGGCACCAGCAGCGCACCCTTGTGCTGCAGCAGCCATCGCGACATGTCGACATCGCCGTCCTTGGGATCCTTGAAGGCGTCCCACCATGAGCCTTTCGGCGCATCGCCTGTGTCAGCCGCAATGGCAGACGGCAAGCCTGGATCGACCGCGGCATGCGAAGCGACCTCGTTCACCGGGACTTCCCTGGTGTCCTCTCCCGGCATGGCATGAACCTGCTGCACGGCAGCGGCCCATACCATCAGCGACCAAGCAAGGCTGTGTTTGCGTGCCATCCCGGCCCTCGCAAGCAGTTCGATGTCGGGTCCGCTCATCCGCAGGCGCCGTCGGCGCGCGGCCTGCCCGTGAGGGCGGAAGCGTGCGCGTCAACGACGCGCAAGGTCAGCTTGCCGCACGGCACGCAGGCGGCACAGCGCAAATACTCGGTAGTCGGCTAGGTAAATCTACCCGGTCGTCCGTCGCCGTCGCACGGAGCGTCGGCTCACTGCTCGGGCTTGACCTCTTGCCAGCTGCTGTCGGGATCGAAGGATTTCATCGCCTCGGCGATGCTCGCCCCGTTCTTGCCCAGGTCCTTCTCGAAGACCTCGCCATCATGGCTCACCATGAAACTCATCACGCCGGTCTCGCCGTACTGCGAGGGCCATGCAATGAGCGCGAAGCCACTGGTCATACGCCCGCCCACGACGTAGTTGTAGGCGCCGCCCGGTGCCGACGGCCCTTGCGAGGTGAGGATGCGGTAGCGGTAGCCGTGGAAATCCGGCCCCGTGGGCTCTTCGCCCACGAACCGTTCGCCCAGTGGACTCTGGGGTCCGTCGCCCGTCGCTGGCCAGTACAGTCCATCGTGCTTGCCGGGACTGCTCCTGAGCTTCTGTGCGTATTGCAGCACGTGATCGCCATCGCGATCCTCCGCCGCATACTCGCGCTGGGCGTCGTAGTACGCGAGCATCGCCTGTTCGGCTGCCAGTTCGTTCGCGCCGATGCGGCGAACACGAATTTCTTCGGCACCTTTCTTCAGATCGAAGTGCCAACCGTCCTTGCCCTGCACCATGGGCAAGGGCAGCACCCAGTTCTCGGAACCGACATTGAGATGCGCCACGCCGTCGGCGGTCTCGATGCGATGGCTTTCGTCATAACGCTTGAGGAACAGATCGACGTCATCGCGATCGATACCTTCCGTCGGTATGTAGTCCTTCCAGTCGGCACCCAGCACCTTGGCGAAAGCGACCTTGTCGCTATCGCGCAAGGCTTTGACGAAGGCCGTGACTGCGGCATCCGCCGTTGGGTAGCTGGCTTCCTGCGCCATGACGAAGGAAGCGGCGGTGAAGCCCGACCACAGCGTCAGGGCCAGCACGAAGCGAAGTGT is from Dyella jiangningensis and encodes:
- a CDS encoding glycine zipper domain-containing protein; translation: MNNLAVRLITLGCCAIATAALAQQPPPMPVAYPAQGQNAAQQQADKSACMSWAQTNAPTQPVPAQQTGPAVGGGQRVAGAARGAAAGAVIGGVANDDAGHGAKVGATAGVVAGGMRARQQRREQNAAAAQVQSNNATNVGQAYSACMQGKGYTVN
- a CDS encoding response regulator, with translation MASRGGKQGKVRRLRVLLADEHRCVAEGLAGLLAKRTDSVRIVHDGEALLLAALNGEADLVITDIALAPFSALHALRRLRKQGCEVPVIVLSTHGEPLIVREAMQAGANGYILKQSTSDELYSAIEAVAAGNQYVSPELMASLLQAPEAAHRLTRRQHDVIRCMARGLRTSEIAATLGISVRTVESHRQALLDLLGVHSGVALIREAERLGLIPLTPYDAHANGGEEP
- a CDS encoding DUF2950 domain-containing protein, which codes for MNRNPWTLRFVLALTLWSGFTAASFVMAQEASYPTADAAVTAFVKALRDSDKVAFAKVLGADWKDYIPTEGIDRDDVDLFLKRYDESHRIETADGVAHLNVGSENWVLPLPMVQGKDGWHFDLKKGAEEIRVRRIGANELAAEQAMLAYYDAQREYAAEDRDGDHVLQYAQKLRSSPGKHDGLYWPATGDGPQSPLGERFVGEEPTGPDFHGYRYRILTSQGPSAPGGAYNYVVGGRMTSGFALIAWPSQYGETGVMSFMVSHDGEVFEKDLGKNGASIAEAMKSFDPDSSWQEVKPEQ
- a CDS encoding BamA/TamA family outer membrane protein, whose amino-acid sequence is MARKHSLAWSLMVWAAAVQQVHAMPGEDTREVPVNEVASHAAVDPGLPSAIAADTGDAPKGSWWDAFKDPKDGDVDMSRWLLQHKGALLVPIIITEPAVGTGGGLAAVFFQRPPQSEASKERGDRIPPNIYGVGAFKTENGTWGFGGGGSFHFKDDSWRYAALAGKASVNLDFYTQGLLQESHKIGYNLDGIFAYQQVSRRLGRSDWFLSGRWIYMDLDSRLNLQSDRPYFQPKDFASRASGLGLGLSYDSRDNTLTPSRGWLWRLEGTAYAPAFGSDNTFQTYRTHVYGYLPVAQSWVLGLRADVRAARGETPFYQLPSIDLRGISYGRYQDENVGMIEAELRWNLTPRWALIGFGGAGKAWGRRVGFGDASTHATEGVGFRYLIARALGLYAGLDWARSQDDHAYYIQVGSAWR